A genomic stretch from Qipengyuania pelagi includes:
- a CDS encoding esterase-like activity of phytase family protein, which produces MRPLRAFLAVAVALGLAPGTVWRSEVRPIDPGAAIVFTPVDIAPDARRQGPLLLTGAWAMASRSRSLGGYSALIARGDNSLLAASDAGGLLAIDRPGTRAMEARFLAITGTAERDKRDADAEALTHDPASGRIWAAYEGSNAIEALTPDLAPIRRVQPAAMAKWRSNSGPESFARLADGRFVAIAEVVRRGETYNRGVVFPGDPTTGAKGAKFRFAAPEGFRPVDMTQVPSGEVLVLLRRVEWGLPPRFVSAIVRLDPASLEPGTVWRPEEVLSLPRGMPNDNFEGIAAAELADGTAILWLVSDDNFSAFQRSLLVRLLYSPAAQTREKAPGSPERPSRSR; this is translated from the coding sequence TTGCGCCCGCTGCGCGCCTTCCTCGCCGTGGCCGTGGCGCTCGGTCTGGCACCGGGGACGGTGTGGCGCAGCGAGGTGCGCCCGATCGATCCGGGTGCCGCCATCGTCTTCACGCCCGTCGACATCGCACCGGATGCACGGCGTCAGGGCCCGCTGCTGCTGACCGGAGCATGGGCGATGGCAAGCAGGAGCCGCAGCCTCGGCGGCTATTCGGCCTTGATCGCGCGCGGGGACAATTCCCTGCTGGCAGCCAGCGATGCAGGCGGGTTGCTGGCGATCGATCGTCCGGGCACGCGGGCGATGGAGGCCCGCTTCCTCGCTATTACCGGCACTGCCGAGCGGGACAAGCGCGACGCGGACGCGGAGGCCTTGACCCACGATCCTGCGAGCGGGCGGATCTGGGCGGCCTATGAAGGCAGCAATGCGATCGAGGCCCTCACGCCCGATCTGGCGCCGATCCGCCGTGTCCAGCCCGCCGCCATGGCGAAATGGCGCTCGAACTCCGGCCCTGAATCCTTCGCGCGGCTGGCGGACGGGCGCTTCGTTGCGATCGCCGAGGTCGTGCGCCGGGGCGAGACCTATAATCGCGGCGTCGTGTTCCCCGGCGATCCCACCACAGGCGCGAAGGGCGCGAAATTCCGCTTCGCCGCGCCCGAGGGCTTTCGTCCCGTAGACATGACGCAAGTGCCGTCGGGCGAGGTGCTGGTCCTGCTCCGCCGGGTCGAATGGGGCCTTCCCCCGCGCTTCGTCAGCGCGATCGTGCGGCTCGATCCGGCCAGCCTTGAACCGGGCACCGTCTGGCGGCCAGAAGAGGTGCTTTCTCTGCCGCGTGGTATGCCGAACGACAATTTCGAAGGGATCGCGGCGGCCGAACTGGCGGACGGCACAGCCATCCTCTGGCTGGTTTCGGACGACAATTTCTCCGCCTTCCAGCGTTCGCTGCTGGTTCGGCTGTTGTATTCCCCAGCGGCGCAGACACGCGAAAAGGCGCCCGGAAGCCCCGAGCGCCCTTCACGCAGTCGGTAA
- the rpmB gene encoding 50S ribosomal protein L28 — MSRICELTGKGRQVGHNVSHANNKTKKVFLPNLQNVTLMSEKLDRSFKFRVSTHGLRSVEHNGGLDNWLMKTSDTKLSDRALKVKRELKKATAAAA, encoded by the coding sequence ATGTCGCGCATCTGCGAACTGACGGGCAAGGGCCGCCAGGTCGGCCACAATGTGAGCCACGCCAACAACAAGACCAAGAAGGTCTTCCTGCCGAACCTTCAGAACGTCACGCTGATGAGCGAGAAGCTGGATCGCAGCTTCAAGTTCCGCGTCTCGACCCACGGCCTGCGCTCGGTCGAGCACAATGGCGGGCTCGACAACTGGCTGATGAAGACCAGCGACACCAAGCTGTCGGATCGCGCGCTCAAGGTGAAGCGCGAGCTCAAGAAGGCGACCGCCGCGGCCGCCTGA
- the tadA gene encoding tRNA adenosine(34) deaminase TadA — MRGWPTPEPMARALTLAREAAGAGEVPVGAVVVHRGQVIGEGRNAPRGHHDPTAHAEIVAIRAAARALGNERLTDCELWVTLEPCAMCAGAIAHARIAKLYYGASDPKGGAVEHGARVFDQPQCLHRPEIYSGMGEREAGELLRGFFKRLR, encoded by the coding sequence ATGCGTGGATGGCCGACCCCCGAACCGATGGCAAGGGCCCTCACGCTCGCGCGCGAGGCGGCTGGGGCTGGCGAGGTGCCGGTCGGCGCGGTGGTGGTCCATCGCGGACAGGTGATCGGCGAAGGCCGCAATGCGCCGCGGGGGCATCACGATCCCACCGCCCACGCCGAGATCGTGGCGATCAGAGCGGCGGCGCGCGCGCTCGGCAACGAACGGCTTACGGATTGCGAATTGTGGGTCACGCTCGAGCCCTGCGCCATGTGCGCGGGCGCCATCGCCCATGCCCGCATCGCGAAGCTCTATTACGGGGCGAGCGACCCCAAGGGCGGGGCGGTCGAACATGGGGCGCGGGTGTTCGACCAGCCGCAATGTCTGCACCGGCCGGAAATCTATTCCGGCATGGGAGAACGCGAGGCGGGCGAGCTGTTGCGGGGGTTCTTCAAGCGGTTGCGTTGA
- a CDS encoding peptidoglycan DD-metalloendopeptidase family protein: MISGLRALFGLSLFALAGCVASDSAPPVTGPVTETVQPVRVQPTPTPTPVPTPAPTPARAPVFTFDGELTQGGWIRGTAPGGAVSAKLDDQDLILDEEGRFFAAFDRDSRPQARLTAVLADGRVIASPVAVSPRDWNIERVNVARTPGGASAAFMARRNPELEAIYLSRQKRTGAQGWRQDFVWPVRGRISGRFGSQRIYRGEPGSYHSGLDIAQPTGTPFVAPADGVVVLAVEDYSLEGQLLIIDHGQGLNSAFLHCSRILVREGEKVRQGQHIGDVGASGRATGPHLHWGLTWHGARLDPLLFVDR, encoded by the coding sequence GTGATTTCGGGTTTGAGGGCGCTATTCGGCCTGTCGCTGTTCGCGCTGGCCGGATGCGTCGCCTCCGACAGCGCGCCGCCGGTTACAGGGCCGGTGACCGAGACGGTCCAGCCGGTTCGTGTTCAGCCCACACCTACGCCGACTCCCGTTCCGACGCCCGCACCCACCCCGGCCCGCGCGCCCGTATTCACTTTCGACGGTGAATTGACCCAGGGTGGCTGGATTCGCGGCACTGCCCCCGGTGGCGCGGTTTCGGCGAAACTGGACGATCAGGACCTGATCCTCGACGAGGAAGGCCGTTTCTTCGCCGCCTTCGATCGCGATTCGAGGCCGCAGGCGCGCCTCACCGCAGTTCTGGCCGATGGGCGCGTGATCGCCAGTCCCGTCGCCGTGTCTCCGCGTGACTGGAATATCGAGCGCGTGAACGTCGCGCGCACGCCGGGCGGCGCGTCGGCGGCTTTCATGGCGCGGCGCAATCCCGAATTGGAAGCCATCTATCTCTCGCGCCAGAAACGCACCGGCGCCCAAGGATGGCGCCAGGATTTCGTCTGGCCGGTGCGGGGGCGGATCTCGGGCCGGTTCGGATCGCAGCGCATCTATCGTGGCGAGCCGGGCAGCTACCATTCCGGTCTCGACATCGCGCAGCCGACCGGCACGCCCTTCGTCGCACCCGCCGATGGCGTGGTGGTGCTGGCGGTCGAGGATTACTCGCTCGAAGGCCAATTGCTCATCATCGACCACGGTCAGGGTCTCAACAGCGCATTCCTGCATTGTTCGCGCATTCTGGTGCGCGAGGGCGAGAAGGTGCGCCAGGGCCAGCATATCGGCGATGTCGGCGCGTCCGGGCGCGCCACTGGACCGCATCTCCATTGGGGGCTGACCTGGCACGGCGCGCGGCTCGATCCGCTGCTCTTCGTCGACCGCTAG
- a CDS encoding DUF2093 domain-containing protein: MLMSSRDRSDGEARLQYGPNGFRVLRAGTHVFCAVSGQAVPLEELRYWSVHHQEAYAGAEMAAKRMAQGTAQRADS; this comes from the coding sequence ATGTTGATGTCCTCCCGAGATCGAAGCGACGGCGAAGCCCGCTTGCAATATGGCCCCAACGGCTTTCGCGTGCTGCGCGCGGGCACTCATGTGTTCTGCGCGGTCAGCGGCCAGGCGGTCCCCTTGGAAGAGCTACGCTATTGGAGCGTCCACCACCAGGAAGCCTATGCCGGCGCGGAAATGGCCGCAAAGCGGATGGCCCAAGGGACGGCTCAGCGGGCCGATTCGTGA